In the genome of Actinomadura graeca, one region contains:
- the tsaE gene encoding tRNA (adenosine(37)-N6)-threonylcarbamoyltransferase complex ATPase subunit type 1 TsaE — MRELGLRLAGLLRPGDLLVLTGDLGAGKTTLTQGIGEGLKVRGPITSPTFVIARVHPSLAGGPPLVHVDAYRLGGFAELDDLDLDASVEESVTIVEWGEGLAEGLADDRLEMIISRGDGPGEERRVRITGVGDRWSDLELDPA; from the coding sequence ATGCGGGAGCTCGGGCTGCGGCTCGCCGGGCTGCTGCGGCCCGGGGACCTGCTCGTCCTGACGGGTGACCTGGGCGCGGGCAAGACGACGCTCACGCAGGGCATCGGCGAGGGCCTGAAGGTGCGGGGGCCGATCACGTCCCCGACGTTCGTCATCGCGCGGGTGCACCCCTCGCTCGCTGGCGGGCCGCCGCTGGTGCACGTGGACGCCTACCGGCTGGGCGGTTTCGCGGAACTGGACGATCTGGACCTCGACGCCTCCGTGGAGGAATCGGTGACGATCGTGGAATGGGGCGAAGGGCTCGCCGAGGGCCTTGCCGACGACCGCCTGGAAATGATCATTTCTCGCGGGGACGGCCCCGGAGAGGAGCGGCGGGTGCGGATCACGGGCGTGGGCGACCGCTGGTCCGACCTGGAGCTCGACCCCGCCTGA
- a CDS encoding DUF397 domain-containing protein codes for MGFDVTPPARWRRSARCGASNGCVEIARPGAGVIFVRDSTHIGEDTPIRLVFDVGEWRRFADDAKGGRFDRP; via the coding sequence ATGGGTTTCGATGTGACACCGCCCGCCCGATGGCGGAGGAGTGCCCGATGCGGCGCCAGCAATGGATGCGTCGAGATCGCACGGCCGGGCGCCGGGGTGATCTTCGTACGTGACAGCACTCACATCGGCGAGGACACCCCGATCCGGCTGGTGTTCGATGTGGGAGAATGGCGGCGGTTCGCGGACGACGCCAAGGGCGGTCGATTCGACCGCCCTTGA
- a CDS encoding ABC transporter ATP-binding protein, whose protein sequence is MGAPEGLGIEARGVTRRFGTLHALRGLDLTVPYGQVTALVGPNGAGKTTLLLILATLLGADEGTVRIAGHDVRARPGEARDALGWMPDTFGVYDQLTVEEYLAFFADAYGLPKDERPRRIRALLTLVHLEDRLGHPVHALSRGQKQRLGVARALVHRPRVLLLDEPASGLDPRSRVELRDLLRSLAADGVAVLVSSHILSELEEIADRVVLVDHGRTVGEHAMADLAGSSAARVRWRLRSLDPGLLAEALAGELSAWSGLDPVRDLPGGAEAGPFTETEAAGLLAALVTRGVPVTGLAPAGSALETAYLAMTENRR, encoded by the coding sequence GTGGGAGCCCCTGAAGGACTCGGGATCGAGGCGCGCGGCGTGACGCGGCGCTTCGGCACGCTGCACGCCCTACGCGGACTCGACCTCACCGTCCCGTACGGCCAGGTCACCGCGCTGGTCGGGCCGAACGGCGCGGGGAAGACGACCCTGCTGCTCATCCTCGCGACGCTGCTCGGCGCGGACGAGGGGACGGTGCGGATCGCCGGGCACGACGTCCGCGCGCGTCCCGGCGAGGCCCGCGACGCCCTCGGCTGGATGCCGGACACCTTCGGCGTGTACGACCAGCTCACCGTCGAGGAGTACCTGGCGTTCTTCGCCGACGCCTACGGGCTCCCCAAGGACGAGCGGCCGCGGCGCATCCGCGCGCTGCTGACCCTCGTCCACCTGGAGGACCGGCTCGGCCACCCCGTGCACGCGCTGTCGCGGGGCCAGAAGCAGCGGCTCGGCGTGGCCCGCGCGCTGGTGCACCGGCCCCGCGTCCTGCTGCTGGACGAGCCGGCGTCCGGCCTCGACCCGCGCTCCCGCGTCGAGCTGCGCGACCTCCTGCGCTCGCTGGCGGCCGACGGCGTGGCGGTGCTGGTGTCCAGCCACATCCTCAGCGAGCTGGAGGAGATCGCCGACCGGGTCGTCCTGGTCGACCACGGGCGCACGGTCGGCGAGCACGCCATGGCCGACCTCGCCGGCTCGTCCGCCGCGCGCGTCCGGTGGCGGCTCCGCTCCCTCGACCCCGGCCTGCTGGCCGAGGCGCTGGCGGGGGAGCTGTCGGCGTGGTCCGGCCTCGACCCCGTCCGTGACCTGCCGGGCGGCGCCGAGGCGGGCCCCTTCACCGAGACCGAGGCCGCCGGGCTGCTGGCCGCGCTCGTCACCCGGGGCGTGCCGGTCACCGGACTCGCCCCGGCGGGCAGCGCCCTGGAGACGGCGTACCTGGCGATGACCGAGAACCGGAGGTGA
- a CDS encoding alpha/beta fold hydrolase: MGSRNRRRIGIAGAVAGVGAAGVGAAVGLRHLAVGRVRLRPDPDAGEPFGELRGRELTVEADDGLPLHVEVDGADDAPLTVVFCHGYTLNQDSWHYQRRDLRGLRTVFWDQRSHGRSGRGKPTHATIGQTGEDLYAVLRATARPGEPVILVGHSMGGMSIMALAGRHPELFGDQVAGVALINTSCGDLAEMTLGLPLVLAKLVRPLAPRTLRGLGRRADLVDRARGLGADLAFVVTRRMAFADKHVSPTVVDFLEQMIRATPIDVIAEFYPALAAHDEAASLDVVGKVPVLVVAGGQDRLTPASHGRRIAGALPDAELIEVDEAGHVLPLEYPGVVTGGLRRLAERVRPGYEEERSA, encoded by the coding sequence ATGGGCAGCAGGAACAGGCGCAGGATCGGCATCGCCGGCGCCGTCGCGGGCGTCGGCGCGGCCGGGGTGGGCGCGGCGGTCGGGCTGCGGCATCTGGCGGTCGGGCGGGTGCGGCTCCGTCCCGACCCCGACGCCGGGGAGCCGTTCGGTGAACTGCGGGGCCGTGAGCTGACGGTCGAGGCCGACGACGGCCTCCCGCTGCACGTCGAGGTGGACGGCGCCGACGACGCCCCCCTGACGGTCGTGTTCTGCCACGGCTACACCCTCAACCAGGACTCCTGGCACTACCAGCGGCGCGACCTCCGCGGGCTCCGGACGGTGTTCTGGGACCAGCGCAGCCACGGCCGCAGCGGGCGCGGCAAGCCCACCCACGCCACCATCGGCCAGACCGGCGAGGACCTGTACGCGGTCTTGCGGGCGACCGCCCGGCCGGGCGAGCCGGTGATCCTCGTGGGACACTCGATGGGCGGCATGTCGATCATGGCGCTGGCCGGACGGCATCCCGAGCTGTTCGGCGACCAGGTGGCCGGGGTGGCGCTGATCAACACCTCGTGCGGCGACCTCGCGGAGATGACGCTGGGCCTCCCGCTGGTGCTGGCCAAGCTCGTCCGCCCGCTGGCGCCGCGGACGCTGCGGGGCCTCGGCCGGCGCGCCGACCTGGTGGACCGCGCCCGCGGGCTGGGCGCGGACCTGGCGTTCGTCGTCACGCGGAGGATGGCGTTCGCCGACAAGCACGTCAGCCCGACGGTCGTCGACTTCCTGGAGCAGATGATCAGGGCGACGCCGATCGACGTGATCGCCGAGTTCTATCCGGCGCTGGCCGCGCACGACGAGGCGGCCTCGCTGGACGTGGTGGGCAAGGTGCCGGTGCTGGTGGTGGCGGGCGGCCAGGACCGGCTCACCCCGGCCTCGCACGGCCGCCGTATCGCCGGGGCGCTGCCGGACGCGGAGCTGATCGAGGTGGACGAGGCCGGGCACGTCCTGCCGCTGGAGTACCCCGGCGTGGTGACCGGCGGGCTCCGGCGGCTCGCCGAGCGGGTCCGGCCCGGGTACGAGGAGGAGCGCAGCGCGTGA
- the alr gene encoding alanine racemase, with translation MRVPAEARVDLDAIGYNVGRVREHAGGAEVMAMVKAEAYGHGLVEAGRAAVAGGASWLGVAKLDEALRLREAGVAVRTLVGVGVPGEPYEEAVARDVDLTAGALWMIEEVVQAAERAGRPARVHLKADTGMSRGGAGDRDWPMLVDAALKAEASGHLRVAGVMSHFACADEPGHPSIASQLAAFTAMVEHAERSGARFEVRHLSNSAAALTLPEARFDLVRPGIATYGLTPVPQLGTFGLRPAMTLVSDAALVKRVPAGSGVSYGHTYHTGQATTLALVPAGYADGVPRHGSNLLEVFAAGRRRTIAGRVCMDQFVIDLGDDEMSAGDEIILFGPGDRGEPTAQEWADALGTISYEIVTRIGSRVPRVYSGGAL, from the coding sequence ATGAGGGTTCCAGCGGAGGCACGCGTCGATCTGGACGCGATCGGCTACAACGTCGGCCGGGTGCGCGAGCACGCGGGCGGCGCCGAGGTCATGGCCATGGTGAAGGCCGAAGCGTACGGGCACGGGCTGGTGGAGGCCGGGCGCGCCGCGGTCGCCGGAGGGGCGTCCTGGCTCGGCGTGGCGAAGCTGGACGAGGCGCTGAGGCTGCGTGAGGCCGGGGTCGCGGTGCGGACGCTGGTGGGTGTCGGGGTGCCCGGTGAGCCCTACGAGGAGGCCGTCGCGCGGGACGTGGACCTGACGGCCGGGGCCCTGTGGATGATCGAGGAGGTCGTCCAGGCCGCCGAGCGCGCCGGGCGCCCGGCACGGGTGCATCTGAAGGCCGACACCGGCATGAGCAGGGGCGGCGCGGGGGACCGGGACTGGCCGATGCTCGTGGACGCGGCGCTGAAGGCGGAGGCGTCCGGGCATCTGCGGGTGGCCGGGGTCATGTCGCACTTCGCCTGCGCGGACGAGCCGGGGCATCCGTCGATCGCGTCGCAGCTCGCCGCGTTCACCGCGATGGTGGAGCACGCGGAGCGGTCGGGGGCGCGGTTCGAGGTCCGGCACCTGTCGAACTCGGCGGCGGCGCTGACTCTGCCGGAGGCCCGGTTCGATCTCGTCCGGCCGGGCATCGCGACGTACGGCCTGACGCCGGTGCCGCAACTGGGGACGTTCGGCCTGCGTCCCGCGATGACGCTCGTCTCGGACGCGGCGCTGGTCAAGCGCGTCCCGGCGGGAAGCGGCGTGTCGTACGGCCACACCTACCACACCGGGCAGGCGACGACCCTGGCCCTGGTGCCCGCCGGGTACGCCGACGGCGTACCCCGGCACGGGTCCAATCTGCTGGAGGTCTTCGCGGCGGGCCGGCGCAGGACGATCGCCGGGCGCGTTTGCATGGACCAGTTCGTTATCGACCTGGGGGACGATGAGATGTCCGCCGGTGACGAGATCATCCTTTTCGGCCCGGGGGACCGGGGCGAGCCGACGGCCCAGGAGTGGGCGGACGCCCTTGGAACGATCTCGTATGAGATCGTCACCCGCATCGGTTCCCGGGTGCCGAGGGTGTACTCGGGCGGGGCGCTGTAG
- the rimI gene encoding ribosomal protein S18-alanine N-acetyltransferase, translating into MSEVVLRPMTGADLPAVHRLETVLFPEDAWSEGMLREELAGQPGTRHYVVAEEREEIIGYAGLAAAGGQADVQTIGVREDRRGAGVGAALLTELVDEAVRRESEAVFLEVRADNAGARRLYERFGFGQVGIRRRYYQPSNVDAIVMRRVLHRRPVGFSREK; encoded by the coding sequence GTGAGCGAGGTCGTCCTGCGGCCCATGACCGGCGCGGACCTCCCGGCCGTCCACCGGCTGGAGACGGTGCTGTTCCCCGAGGACGCGTGGAGCGAGGGGATGCTCCGCGAGGAGCTGGCCGGGCAGCCCGGCACGCGGCACTACGTCGTGGCCGAGGAGCGGGAGGAGATCATCGGCTATGCGGGTCTCGCCGCCGCGGGCGGGCAGGCCGATGTGCAGACCATCGGGGTCCGGGAGGACCGGCGCGGGGCCGGGGTCGGCGCGGCGCTGCTGACCGAGCTGGTGGACGAGGCGGTCCGCCGGGAGAGCGAGGCGGTGTTCCTGGAGGTCCGCGCCGACAACGCCGGGGCGCGCCGGCTGTACGAGCGGTTCGGTTTCGGGCAGGTCGGCATCCGCCGACGCTATTACCAGCCTTCGAACGTGGACGCGATCGTGATGCGGCGCGTGCTGCACCGCCGTCCTGTGGGCTTTTCCAGGGAGAAGTGA
- a CDS encoding DUF397 domain-containing protein has product MSPFATPAPHWRRSAHCGASNTCVEVATLADPSLSVGARDAKHGSQSPVLSFSQGEWRTFVERAKKGEFDLG; this is encoded by the coding sequence GTGTCCCCTTTCGCCACTCCCGCTCCGCATTGGCGTAGAAGCGCCCATTGCGGGGCAAGCAACACGTGCGTCGAAGTTGCCACACTGGCCGATCCGTCCCTTTCCGTCGGGGCACGGGACGCGAAGCACGGTTCTCAGAGCCCGGTCCTGTCGTTCTCCCAGGGAGAGTGGCGGACCTTCGTCGAACGGGCCAAGAAGGGCGAGTTCGACCTGGGCTGA
- a CDS encoding ABC transporter permease: protein MTARGAALVARQEIRTRLRTGRWRVLLGVWFVLVNGLGLAFRLALEADYDPGDGHPGVPMFGGVLLGVLVLTLLVTPALGAQSINGDRERGTLATLQVTRLTPGDIALGKLAAAWGSGLVVLLLTLPCLLWPVAEGAVGPGRAAVVLLVTALLIGVVCALSQGWSALLARSVTSVLMSYLTVFGLIVGTPLLFMIAVPFTADRHVGGYTEQHEERVWWLLAPNPAVVLADAAPSLPKRRVVAGDHVYLVSPPGDPLGELSRDVRGLRVEDGYRYRTRDDRPPVWPYGLVFDLALGAGAVWVSAARLRTPLRRVPKGVRVA from the coding sequence ATGACGGCACGCGGTGCCGCCCTCGTGGCGCGGCAGGAGATCAGGACCCGGCTGCGCACGGGCCGCTGGCGGGTGCTGCTGGGAGTCTGGTTCGTCCTCGTGAACGGGCTCGGGCTGGCGTTCCGGCTGGCACTGGAGGCCGACTACGACCCCGGCGACGGGCACCCGGGCGTCCCCATGTTCGGCGGCGTGCTGCTCGGCGTCCTGGTCCTGACGCTGCTGGTCACCCCGGCGCTCGGCGCGCAGTCGATCAACGGCGACCGGGAGCGCGGGACGCTCGCGACCCTCCAGGTCACCCGGCTCACCCCCGGCGACATCGCGCTCGGCAAGCTCGCCGCCGCGTGGGGCTCGGGCCTGGTCGTGCTGCTGCTCACCCTGCCCTGCCTGCTGTGGCCGGTCGCCGAGGGCGCGGTCGGCCCCGGCCGCGCCGCCGTCGTGCTGCTCGTCACCGCGCTGCTGATCGGCGTGGTCTGCGCCCTCTCCCAGGGCTGGTCGGCGCTGCTGGCGCGCAGCGTCACCTCCGTCCTGATGTCGTACCTGACCGTGTTCGGGCTGATCGTCGGGACGCCGCTGCTGTTCATGATCGCGGTCCCGTTCACCGCCGACCGCCACGTGGGCGGCTACACCGAGCAGCACGAGGAGCGCGTCTGGTGGCTGCTCGCGCCGAACCCCGCCGTCGTGCTGGCCGACGCCGCGCCGAGCCTGCCCAAGCGGCGGGTCGTCGCCGGGGACCACGTCTACCTGGTCTCCCCGCCGGGGGACCCGCTCGGCGAGCTCAGCCGCGACGTGCGCGGGCTGCGCGTGGAGGACGGCTACCGGTACCGCACCCGGGACGACCGTCCCCCCGTCTGGCCTTACGGGCTGGTGTTCGACCTCGCCCTCGGGGCGGGCGCCGTCTGGGTCAGCGCCGCCCGGCTGCGGACGCCGCTGCGCCGTGTGCCCAAGGGCGTCCGCGTCGCCTGA
- a CDS encoding NAD(P)H-hydrate dehydratase: MRYAHEVAKVRAAEQALMARLPDGALMQRAAAGLASVCARLLPAVYGARVVLLVGGGDNGGDALYAGARLARRGARVSAVQAGSKIHQEGLAALRAAGGRLLEDDGAAAVEAADLIIDGLTGIGGSGGLREPHATLAALASAAPGTVVACDVPSGVDASTGRVAGAAVHADVTVTFGTYKPGLLIDPGASRCGVVELVDIGLGADLPDPDVVALRPADVQPPEPRPESDKYRRGVVGILAGGDEFTGAAVLSTGGAVRGGAGMVRFASVAHPVELVRHRWPEAVTTVIEPGRHGAKVVERVGRVQSWVVGPGLGTGAAAESLVEAALATDLPVLVDADGLTVLARRRDLLRRAAPTVLTPHAGELSRLIDADRAAIEAARLDHVRLAAAELSATVLLKGSTTLIAEQDRPVRVNPTGTPRLATAGTGDVLSGLIGALLAGGMPALDAAAAGAYLHGLAARLAANAPRTPETPWRAETPISAEDVINALPAAFATCSGPPSP; the protein is encoded by the coding sequence GTGAGGTACGCGCACGAGGTCGCCAAGGTGCGGGCGGCGGAACAGGCGCTCATGGCGCGCCTGCCGGACGGTGCGCTGATGCAGCGGGCGGCGGCCGGCCTGGCGTCGGTGTGCGCCCGCCTCCTGCCCGCCGTGTACGGGGCGCGCGTGGTGCTCCTCGTCGGCGGCGGCGACAACGGCGGTGACGCCCTCTACGCCGGTGCACGCCTGGCCCGGCGCGGTGCCCGCGTCTCCGCCGTCCAGGCGGGCTCCAAGATCCACCAGGAGGGCCTCGCCGCCCTGCGCGCCGCCGGTGGCCGCCTGCTGGAGGACGACGGCGCCGCCGCCGTCGAGGCCGCCGACCTGATCATCGACGGCCTGACCGGCATCGGCGGGTCCGGCGGCCTCCGCGAGCCCCACGCCACCCTGGCCGCCCTCGCGTCCGCCGCCCCCGGCACGGTGGTCGCCTGCGACGTGCCGAGCGGCGTCGACGCGAGCACCGGGCGGGTCGCCGGCGCCGCCGTCCACGCCGACGTGACCGTCACGTTCGGCACCTACAAGCCGGGCCTGCTGATCGACCCGGGCGCGTCCCGCTGCGGCGTGGTCGAGCTGGTCGACATCGGGCTCGGCGCCGACCTGCCCGACCCGGACGTGGTGGCGCTCCGCCCCGCGGACGTCCAGCCGCCCGAGCCGCGCCCGGAGTCCGACAAGTACCGGCGCGGTGTCGTCGGGATCCTCGCGGGCGGCGACGAGTTCACCGGCGCGGCCGTCCTCAGCACCGGCGGCGCGGTGCGCGGCGGGGCGGGCATGGTGCGCTTCGCCTCCGTCGCCCACCCGGTCGAGCTCGTCCGGCACCGCTGGCCCGAGGCCGTGACCACGGTGATCGAGCCGGGCCGCCACGGGGCGAAGGTCGTCGAGCGCGTCGGCCGCGTGCAGTCCTGGGTCGTCGGCCCCGGCCTCGGCACCGGCGCCGCCGCCGAGTCGCTCGTGGAGGCCGCCCTCGCCACCGACCTGCCCGTCCTCGTGGACGCCGACGGCCTCACCGTCCTCGCCCGCCGCCGCGACCTGCTGCGGCGCGCCGCCCCGACCGTCCTGACCCCCCACGCCGGCGAGCTGTCCCGGCTGATCGACGCCGACCGCGCCGCCATCGAGGCGGCCCGCCTGGACCACGTCCGGCTGGCCGCCGCCGAACTGTCCGCGACCGTCCTGCTCAAGGGCTCCACGACCCTGATCGCCGAGCAGGACCGTCCCGTCCGCGTGAACCCCACCGGCACTCCGCGCCTGGCCACCGCCGGCACCGGCGACGTCCTCTCCGGGCTGATCGGCGCCCTCCTGGCAGGCGGTATGCCCGCCCTGGACGCGGCCGCCGCCGGTGCCTACCTCCACGGGCTGGCGGCCCGCCTGGCGGCCAACGCCCCCCGCACGCCCGAGACCCCCTGGCGGGCCGAGACCCCGATCAGCGCCGAAGACGTCATCAACGCGCTCCCCGCGGCCTTCGCCACCTGCTCGGGTCCGCCGTCCCCGTGA
- the tsaD gene encoding tRNA (adenosine(37)-N6)-threonylcarbamoyltransferase complex transferase subunit TsaD, whose translation MIRDEPLVLGIETSCDETGVGIVRGHTLLADAIASSVDQHARFGGVVPEVASRAHLEAMTPTVERALADAGVSFTDVDAFAVTAGPGLPGALMVGVAAAKAYALSLGKPLYGVNHLAAHVCVDQLEHGPLPKPCVAMLVSGGHSSLLLVPDVASDVRSLGSTVDDAAGEAFDKVARVLDLGFPGGPVIDRMAREGDPAAIAFPRGKYNDGTYDFSFSGLKTAVARWVEAKERAGEPVPVADVAASFQEAVVDVLTQKALKVCKDNGVHDLLIGGGVAANSRLRALAAERCEAAGVRLRVPRPKLCTDNGAMVAALGSELVASGLAPSDLELPADSSLPIESITL comes from the coding sequence ATGATCCGCGACGAGCCGCTGGTGCTCGGCATCGAGACCTCATGCGACGAGACGGGCGTCGGCATCGTGCGGGGGCACACCCTGCTCGCCGACGCCATCGCGTCGAGCGTCGACCAGCACGCCCGGTTCGGGGGGGTGGTGCCCGAGGTCGCGTCGCGCGCGCATCTGGAGGCGATGACGCCGACCGTGGAGCGGGCGCTGGCCGACGCGGGCGTGTCGTTCACCGATGTCGACGCGTTCGCGGTGACGGCCGGGCCGGGGCTGCCGGGCGCGTTGATGGTCGGCGTGGCCGCCGCCAAGGCGTACGCGCTGTCGCTGGGCAAGCCGCTGTACGGCGTCAACCATCTCGCCGCGCACGTGTGCGTCGACCAGCTCGAGCACGGGCCGCTGCCCAAGCCGTGCGTGGCGATGCTCGTCTCGGGCGGGCACTCCTCGCTGCTGCTGGTGCCGGACGTGGCGAGCGACGTCCGGTCCCTCGGCAGCACGGTGGACGACGCGGCGGGGGAGGCGTTCGACAAGGTCGCGAGGGTCCTGGACCTCGGGTTCCCCGGCGGGCCGGTGATCGACCGGATGGCGCGCGAGGGCGACCCGGCCGCGATCGCGTTCCCGCGCGGGAAGTACAACGACGGGACCTACGACTTCTCGTTCTCCGGCCTGAAGACGGCGGTGGCCCGCTGGGTGGAGGCGAAGGAGCGGGCCGGGGAGCCGGTGCCCGTCGCGGACGTCGCCGCGTCCTTCCAGGAGGCCGTGGTGGACGTCCTCACGCAGAAGGCGCTGAAGGTCTGCAAGGACAACGGCGTCCACGACCTGCTGATCGGCGGGGGAGTCGCGGCGAACTCGCGGTTGCGGGCCCTCGCGGCGGAGCGGTGCGAGGCCGCCGGGGTCCGGTTGCGGGTGCCGCGCCCGAAGCTGTGCACCGACAACGGCGCGATGGTCGCCGCGCTGGGCTCGGAGCTGGTCGCCTCGGGGCTCGCCCCGTCCGACCTGGAGCTTCCGGCCGACTCCAGCCTGCCGATCGAGTCGATCACCCTGTGA
- the tsaB gene encoding tRNA (adenosine(37)-N6)-threonylcarbamoyltransferase complex dimerization subunit type 1 TsaB, whose product MLVLAFDTATAAITVALYEWTPGEGAVSRGAAEAVDRRRHTEVLTPSIARVMADAGAAPEDLSAIVAGVGPGPYTGLRVGLVTARAMGEALGVPVHGVCTLDVIAWASGRDEPFAVATDARRKEVYWARYASRGARIGEPSVGPPSEVLDGAPQGLPVVGEGAALYPEVFGESGHEPLLPTATALAELAIARLGGLKVPVLLPPEPLYLRRPDAKEPGPRKKVTRA is encoded by the coding sequence GTGCTGGTCTTGGCTTTCGATACCGCTACCGCCGCGATCACCGTGGCGCTGTACGAGTGGACGCCCGGCGAGGGTGCCGTGTCGCGGGGGGCGGCCGAGGCCGTCGACCGGCGACGGCACACGGAAGTGCTCACCCCGTCCATCGCGCGGGTGATGGCGGACGCCGGTGCCGCGCCGGAGGATCTGAGCGCGATCGTGGCCGGGGTGGGGCCCGGGCCGTACACCGGGCTGCGGGTGGGGCTGGTGACCGCGCGCGCCATGGGGGAGGCCCTCGGCGTGCCGGTGCACGGCGTCTGCACGCTGGACGTGATCGCGTGGGCCTCCGGGCGGGACGAGCCGTTCGCGGTGGCCACGGATGCGCGGCGCAAGGAGGTGTACTGGGCGCGGTACGCCTCGCGTGGCGCGCGTATCGGCGAGCCGTCCGTGGGGCCGCCGTCGGAGGTCCTGGACGGGGCGCCGCAGGGGCTGCCCGTGGTGGGGGAGGGCGCGGCCCTGTATCCGGAGGTCTTCGGCGAGTCCGGGCATGAGCCGCTGCTGCCGACGGCCACGGCGCTCGCGGAGCTGGCGATCGCGCGGCTGGGCGGGCTCAAGGTCCCGGTGCTGCTGCCGCCCGAGCCGCTCTACCTGCGCAGGCCGGACGCGAAGGAGCCGGGCCCGCGCAAGAAGGTGACGCGGGCGTGA
- a CDS encoding helix-turn-helix domain-containing protein encodes MSTSRGPSVRQRRLAAELRRLRERRGLTGDEVAERLTWSTAKVSRIENARTGAKISDVHRLLDLYDVDGARRGDLISLARDAAERDWWEDYRDLPSPLADFIALESEASAVREWGSTVFPGLLQTESYARHVIGGWSALATLPPQELERRVEVRMRRQELLRRENPLELSVVMDEAVLQRRIGDRKVMREQLEHLCGMTELPNVTVQILPLDIAHSVLAETFILLEFKPVHDIVFPDIVHTESLTISHFADETVTYMYRLAYTNLAGQAWGAEESRRRLAEARDAW; translated from the coding sequence ATGAGCACTTCCCGAGGTCCCTCCGTCCGGCAACGTCGGCTGGCCGCCGAACTCCGCAGGCTCCGCGAACGCAGGGGCCTGACGGGGGACGAGGTCGCCGAGCGGCTGACCTGGTCCACAGCCAAGGTCAGCCGGATCGAGAACGCGCGGACCGGCGCCAAGATCAGCGACGTCCATCGCCTGCTCGACCTGTACGACGTCGACGGCGCCCGCCGCGGGGACCTCATCTCCCTGGCGCGCGACGCCGCGGAGCGGGACTGGTGGGAGGACTACCGCGACCTCCCGAGCCCGCTCGCCGACTTCATCGCGCTGGAGTCGGAGGCGTCCGCCGTCCGTGAGTGGGGCAGCACGGTCTTCCCCGGGCTGCTGCAGACCGAGAGCTACGCGCGGCACGTGATCGGCGGCTGGAGCGCCCTCGCGACGCTGCCGCCCCAGGAACTGGAGCGCAGAGTCGAGGTGCGGATGCGCCGGCAGGAACTTCTGCGCCGGGAGAATCCGCTGGAGCTCTCGGTGGTCATGGACGAGGCCGTCCTGCAACGCCGGATCGGCGATCGGAAGGTCATGCGGGAGCAGCTCGAACATCTCTGCGGGATGACGGAGCTTCCCAACGTGACCGTGCAGATACTTCCACTCGACATCGCGCACTCGGTGTTGGCGGAGACATTTATCCTGCTCGAATTCAAGCCGGTGCACGACATCGTTTTTCCTGATATCGTGCACACCGAATCGCTGACAATCAGCCACTTTGCGGATGAGACCGTTACTTATATGTACAGGCTCGCCTATACAAATCTCGCTGGTCAGGCATGGGGCGCCGAGGAATCGCGGCGCCGTCTCGCCGAGGCCAGGGACGCGTGGTGA